In Molothrus aeneus isolate 106 chromosome 3, BPBGC_Maene_1.0, whole genome shotgun sequence, a single genomic region encodes these proteins:
- the LAMP5 gene encoding lysosome-associated membrane glycoprotein 5 yields the protein MAGGRLPGLLFILYAAARLAAEQEVENLSGLSPNPEKDIFVVRENRTTCLMAEFAAKFIVPYDVWASNYVDLITEQADIPLSRGAEMKGKCGTNESELELSWLDQAYTLKLSFLKEGHNTSRGPEASWKLSRIQFTYDTSERTYFKDAVSPGKHTASSHRLSALVTPAGRSYECQAQQTISLVSSDHQKSVQLLLSEVRLQPFDIPADFVFSEEHKCPVDQREQLEETLPLILGLILGLVIVVTLGIYHIHHKLTASQVQIPRDRSQYKHMG from the exons ATGGCCGGGGGGCGTCTCCCGGGGCTGCTTTTCATCTTGT ACGCCGCGGCTCGCCTGGCCGCCGAGCAAGAAGTTGAAAACCTCTCCGGGCTCTCCCCTAACCCCGAGAAGGACATCTTCGTGGTGCGGGAAAACCGGACGACGTGTCTCATGGCCGAATTCGCCGCCAAGTTCATCGTCCCCTACGACGTGTGGGCCAGCAATTATGTGGAT CTGATCACGGAGCAAGCCGATATCCCGCTGTCGCGGGGCGCCGAGATGAAGGGCAAGTGCGGCACGAACGAGTCGGAGCTGGAGCTCTCGTGGCTGGACCAAGCGTACACCCTCAAACTCTCCTTCCTCAAG GAGGGGCACAACACGTCCCGGGGCCCGGAGGCGTCCTGGAAGCTCAGCCGGATCCAGTTCACCTACGACACCTCCGAGCGCACCTACTTCAAGGATGCCGTCAGCC CCGGGAAGCACACGGCCAGCTCGCACCGGCTCTCGGCCCTGGTGACCCCTGCCGGGCGGTCCTACGAGTGCCAGGCGCAGCAGACCATCTCCCTCGTCTCCAGCGACCACCAGAAGTccgtgcagctcctgctgtcgGAAGTGCGGCTCCAGCCCTTCGACATCCCCGCGGATTTTGTCTTCAGTGAAG agcaCAAGTGCCCGGTGGACCAgcgggagcagctggaggaaacGCTGCCCCTGATCCTGGGGCTGATCCTGGGGCTGGTGATCGTGGTCACCCTGGGCATCTACCACATCCACCACAAGCTGACAGCCAGCCAGGTGCAGATCCCTCGGGACAGATCTCAGTACAAACACATGGGGTAG